The proteins below come from a single Edaphobacter acidisoli genomic window:
- a CDS encoding MFS transporter codes for MPSNTASLSDQGFTATAPDKSNIRWFVCFLLFLATTINYMDRSVLSLIEPLLHLPFMGWIPGLDSAHQHAYDLNYGRIVICFQIAYGVGFLFAGRVIDKLGTKTGYVLAILIWGCASISHSLVSSVIGFCIARIFLGLGESGNFPAAIKAVTEWFPSDERALANGLFNSGTNASFFIAPILIAAVTTAFGWHAAFICTGSMGLIWCIIWLIFPYNKLRRGLTMTQAALAPVTKDKPLYGTLARHRGFWAFCIAKAFTDPIWWFYLFYLPKFLHDKYGLDLNHAKYPLIIIYTAATIGSVAGGWLSGFRMKHGASVNAGRKFALLVTSLCVLPIMLVPHMHEIFHSNPWPAIGLFCLATAAHQGWSANIFATPTDMFPSTSVSTVVGLGGAAGAAGGAFFTWLVSELFSLHPLVIFTLAGFAYVVSLVIFQWLVPRLGLPRTEEQTA; via the coding sequence ATGCCTTCCAACACCGCCAGTCTGTCTGACCAGGGCTTTACCGCCACGGCCCCCGACAAGTCCAATATTCGATGGTTCGTCTGTTTTCTTCTCTTCCTCGCGACAACCATCAACTACATGGACCGTTCGGTCCTCTCGCTGATCGAACCGCTGCTGCATCTGCCCTTCATGGGCTGGATTCCGGGCCTCGACTCCGCCCACCAGCACGCGTACGACCTCAACTACGGCCGCATCGTGATCTGCTTCCAGATCGCCTACGGAGTCGGCTTCCTCTTCGCCGGGCGCGTTATCGACAAGCTCGGCACCAAAACCGGCTACGTGCTCGCCATCCTTATCTGGGGATGCGCCTCTATCAGCCACTCTCTGGTCTCCAGCGTCATCGGCTTCTGCATCGCACGCATCTTCCTCGGTCTCGGCGAGTCCGGCAACTTCCCCGCCGCCATCAAGGCTGTCACCGAGTGGTTCCCCTCCGACGAGCGCGCTCTTGCCAACGGCCTCTTCAACTCCGGAACCAATGCCTCGTTCTTCATCGCGCCTATCCTGATCGCTGCCGTCACCACGGCCTTTGGATGGCACGCCGCCTTTATCTGCACCGGCTCCATGGGCCTGATCTGGTGCATCATCTGGCTCATCTTCCCGTACAACAAGCTGCGCCGCGGCTTGACGATGACGCAGGCAGCGCTTGCACCCGTCACGAAAGACAAGCCACTCTACGGCACGCTCGCGCGCCATCGCGGCTTCTGGGCTTTTTGTATCGCCAAGGCCTTCACCGACCCCATCTGGTGGTTCTATCTCTTCTATCTTCCCAAGTTTCTCCACGACAAATACGGCCTGGATCTCAATCATGCCAAGTATCCGCTCATCATCATCTACACCGCCGCCACCATCGGCTCCGTCGCCGGCGGATGGCTCTCCGGCTTCCGTATGAAGCACGGCGCATCGGTCAACGCGGGCCGCAAGTTCGCGCTACTCGTCACCTCCCTCTGCGTGCTGCCCATCATGCTCGTCCCGCATATGCACGAGATCTTCCACAGCAACCCGTGGCCTGCGATCGGACTCTTCTGTCTTGCCACTGCGGCGCATCAGGGCTGGTCGGCGAACATCTTCGCCACGCCGACGGACATGTTCCCATCCACCAGCGTCAGCACGGTTGTCGGCCTGGGCGGAGCAGCAGGCGCGGCGGGCGGAGCCTTCTTCACCTGGCTTGTCTCGGAGCTGTTCTCGCTGCATCCGCTCGTCATCTTCACGCTTGCGGGATTTGCCTACGTCGTCTCGCTCGTCATCTTCCAATGGCTCGTCCCACGACTCGGCCTGCCGCGAACGGAAGAACAGACGGCCTAA
- a CDS encoding pectinesterase family protein: MRLEVAGLAFLVVCGVAGAQMKTITVGAKGADFTTIQAAVDAAPATGAVIRIEPGVYREVVHVDQSHIQFRGQTDDPSKVELVYGNSAASTCGTSCSATLFVTGTDFIATDMTIANDYSKTSDVPSQAVALSVRGDRAVFRHVRLLGAQDTLYAASGHCMNGAVNCTISRQYYADCYIEGHVDFIFGDAKAVFDHCEIHSIPHIAGGYLTAQSNTRPGQDSGYVFNHCKLTADEGAGNVYLGRPWRDYATVVYLNTWMGKQIMPAGWSDWKSAPAPRLPMTTYAEFNSTGPGADAKDREPYAKQLTAAEAAKYETKAYMAGNDGWNPEAVK; the protein is encoded by the coding sequence ATGAGGTTAGAGGTTGCCGGGCTAGCGTTTCTGGTTGTGTGCGGTGTTGCTGGTGCACAGATGAAGACGATCACGGTGGGAGCGAAGGGCGCGGACTTCACGACGATCCAGGCTGCAGTTGACGCTGCTCCGGCAACTGGCGCGGTGATACGAATTGAGCCTGGGGTGTATCGCGAGGTGGTGCATGTGGACCAATCACACATCCAGTTCCGCGGGCAGACGGATGATCCGTCGAAGGTCGAGCTGGTTTATGGCAACAGCGCGGCTTCAACTTGTGGAACCTCATGCTCTGCGACGCTCTTTGTTACAGGGACAGACTTTATTGCGACTGACATGACGATTGCCAACGACTACAGCAAGACGAGCGATGTACCTTCGCAGGCCGTGGCGCTTTCGGTGCGAGGCGACCGTGCCGTGTTTCGTCATGTGCGACTGCTGGGCGCACAGGACACTCTCTACGCGGCGAGCGGTCACTGCATGAACGGAGCGGTGAACTGCACGATCTCGCGGCAGTACTATGCGGACTGCTATATCGAAGGGCACGTGGATTTCATCTTCGGCGATGCGAAGGCGGTCTTCGACCACTGCGAGATTCACAGCATCCCACACATTGCCGGAGGTTATCTGACGGCGCAGAGCAACACGCGACCGGGGCAGGATTCCGGGTATGTCTTCAACCATTGCAAACTGACGGCGGACGAGGGCGCGGGGAATGTGTACCTGGGCCGTCCGTGGCGTGACTATGCGACGGTGGTCTACCTGAATACGTGGATGGGCAAACAGATTATGCCGGCAGGCTGGTCGGATTGGAAGAGCGCGCCTGCGCCACGTCTGCCGATGACTACTTATGCAGAGTTCAACTCAACCGGGCCAGGAGCGGATGCGAAGGATCGGGAGCCTTATGCGAAGCAGCTCACCGCTGCCGAAGCGGCGAAGTACGAAACGAAGGCGTACATGGCGGGT